A window of Komagataeibacter medellinensis NBRC 3288 contains these coding sequences:
- a CDS encoding CsbD family protein gives MADDKMNVLGEKTKGVVDQGIGRVKDAVGGLTGDMGMQAEGKVDQLAGMARQEFADLYEENEGRIERAVTFVRERPLFSLAIAGVLGTIMGLIFIPRRKG, from the coding sequence GTGGCGGATGATAAGATGAACGTTCTGGGCGAAAAGACAAAAGGCGTGGTCGATCAGGGTATTGGCCGGGTCAAGGATGCGGTCGGTGGCCTGACGGGCGACATGGGCATGCAGGCCGAAGGCAAGGTGGACCAGCTTGCAGGCATGGCGCGTCAGGAATTTGCCGACCTGTATGAGGAAAATGAAGGCAGGATCGAGCGCGCGGTCACCTTCGTGCGCGAGCGCCCGCTGTTCTCGCTGGCTATTGCCGGTGTGCTGGGCACGATCATGGGCCTGATTTTCATCCCCCGTCGCAAGGGCTGA
- a CDS encoding MdtA/MuxA family multidrug efflux RND transporter periplasmic adaptor subunit: MDTPPSPSPAPKTPNPARPRGRRLPYLAGGALAVILAVAFLRPHHSDMTSKKHGASGDQPVAVATVGRGEMPVILTELGTVVPITTVTVQSRIDGYLMQVLFTEGQHVHKGDLLALIDTRPYDVLLAQYEGQLAQDVAQLRAAQVDNARYQRLIQQNSVAAMTAKDQQYKVEQLEGTVKSDQALVDNEKLQIAYCHILAPVDGRVGIRAVDMGNYITAGQTSGLVTLTQMQPISVIFTLPENDIGPVAERLRQGSPLTVEAWDSANLSKIATGQASVLDSQIDTSTGTVRMRAIFANSQEELFPNQFVNARMLVSTDHDALLVPTNALQTGPNGQFVYVVKADDTVEVRNVKAGHANNAMTVLTDGVKEGERVVTDGVDHLRDGVKVTIPAAESTDHDATPATDHGKHAKKG; this comes from the coding sequence ATGGATACTCCTCCTTCCCCATCCCCTGCTCCCAAGACGCCAAACCCAGCCCGCCCCCGCGGGCGGCGCCTGCCCTATCTGGCGGGTGGGGCGCTGGCGGTCATTCTGGCAGTGGCGTTCCTGCGTCCGCACCACAGCGACATGACATCAAAAAAACACGGTGCCAGCGGCGACCAGCCCGTGGCGGTGGCGACAGTCGGGCGGGGTGAGATGCCGGTCATCCTGACGGAACTGGGCACGGTCGTGCCGATCACGACCGTGACCGTGCAGTCCCGCATTGACGGCTATCTCATGCAGGTGCTGTTTACCGAGGGGCAGCATGTGCACAAGGGCGATCTGCTGGCCCTGATCGATACCCGCCCCTACGACGTACTGCTGGCACAGTACGAAGGCCAACTGGCGCAGGACGTGGCCCAGCTCAGGGCCGCACAGGTGGACAACGCGCGCTATCAGCGCCTGATCCAGCAAAACAGCGTTGCCGCCATGACCGCCAAGGACCAGCAGTACAAGGTCGAGCAACTGGAAGGCACGGTCAAGTCCGATCAGGCACTGGTCGATAACGAGAAGCTCCAGATCGCCTACTGCCACATCCTGGCACCGGTAGACGGGCGCGTGGGCATCCGTGCGGTGGACATGGGCAACTACATTACCGCCGGCCAGACCAGCGGCCTGGTGACCCTGACGCAGATGCAGCCGATCTCGGTCATCTTCACCCTGCCCGAAAATGATATCGGCCCCGTGGCCGAGCGCCTGCGCCAGGGCTCGCCACTGACGGTGGAGGCGTGGGACAGCGCCAACCTCAGCAAGATCGCGACCGGACAGGCCAGCGTACTGGACAGTCAGATCGACACCTCCACCGGCACGGTGCGCATGCGCGCCATCTTTGCCAATTCGCAAGAGGAGCTGTTCCCCAACCAGTTCGTCAATGCCCGCATGCTGGTCAGCACCGACCACGATGCGCTGCTAGTACCCACCAACGCATTGCAGACCGGGCCGAACGGCCAGTTCGTGTACGTGGTGAAGGCGGATGACACGGTAGAAGTACGTAACGTCAAGGCCGGCCACGCCAACAACGCCATGACCGTACTGACCGATGGCGTGAAGGAAGGCGAGCGCGTGGTGACCGATGGCGTGGATCACCTGCGCGATGGCGTAAAGGTGACCATCCCGGCGGCCGAAAGCACGGACCACGACGCCACCCCCGCCACCGATCATGGCAAGCACGCGAAAAAAGGCTAG
- a CDS encoding efflux RND transporter permease subunit — translation MNPLSIFVRRPVATILLTVALILGGVLGYMTLPVADMPNVDFPVIQVQARQSGGSPEEIASSVAAPLERHLGAIAGLTEMTSQSSANQARITLQFSLDRDINGAARDVEAALQAAHADLPSSLRQNPSYFKANPNGAPVMILALTSRTRTASQLYDLASNVLQQHLSQIPGVGEVEIGGSSLPAVRVEMNPLALYKFGIGFEDIRAALASANAHTPKGFVDQGDHRFVLDTNDQVHNAQAYRDLVVAYHDSRPVKLADVASVRDSVEDLRNAGYVDGKPAVLAIIFAQAGANIINTNDQISAKLPFLREALPADVDLGAFMDRSTTIRAALADTQFTLLLSVGLVVLVVLLFLRSPRITIIPAIVVPASIITTFGAMKFLGYSIDNLSLMALTISTGFVVDDAIVVVENISRHMEAGMDRMQATVLGTREVAFTVMSITVSLIAVFLPILLLSGVAGRLFHEFAMTMSITIVISMALSLSLTPMMTARLLRVHEVPPSHGVFGHIGNRLERGLDAAQKGYAHSLEWAITHRRLTILSLPLTIAIMVGLFIKMPKSLFPESDTGMLMGHLMGDQSISFQAMQGKISTVQKAIIVDKDVAHVMGFMGGRGSANQANLFVTLKDKSLRDDTPALTIARIGRRLRNMVGATFYASAPGQLRIGGRQSNAAYQYSLQSDSSKDLYQWTPLLVSALQKHRELSDVSSDVLQGGSALDVKVDRDTASRLNITPQLISNTLFDAYGQRSASIIYNALNQYHVVMEVQPRFWEDPTTLKQVWVSVAGGTAGGGTQSNTIRVKTDTGSTASQLSAQSFRNQIANKLAGGNSASTGSAVSTSSENMVPLTLVSVLKPTKTALSINHDGQSVATTISFNLTNGVPLSTAVQIINEEAVKLHMPANIQGNFAGNAAQFQKSVNNEPLLILAALAAVYMTLGILYESYVHPLTILSTLPSAGVGALLALQFFGEAFSLIAMIGVILLIGIVKKNAIMLVDFAITAERDEGHTALEAIRMACLLRFRPIMMTTFAAALGALPLIFGHGYGSELRRPLGIAIVGGLLVSQALTLYTTPVVYLYLDHMGVACRTYFNRLYGRLSRRHRLSHQQDS, via the coding sequence ATGAACCCGCTATCCATCTTCGTCCGCAGGCCGGTCGCCACCATACTGCTGACCGTGGCGTTGATACTGGGCGGCGTGCTGGGATACATGACGCTGCCCGTGGCGGACATGCCCAATGTGGATTTTCCGGTCATACAGGTGCAGGCGCGCCAGTCTGGTGGCTCGCCCGAGGAGATCGCAAGTTCGGTGGCCGCCCCGCTGGAGCGGCACCTGGGGGCGATTGCCGGACTAACGGAAATGACCTCGCAGTCATCGGCCAACCAGGCGCGCATCACGCTACAGTTCTCGCTGGACCGTGACATTAACGGCGCCGCCCGCGATGTGGAGGCAGCCCTTCAGGCAGCCCATGCCGACCTGCCCTCCTCGCTGCGGCAGAACCCGAGCTACTTCAAGGCCAACCCCAACGGCGCGCCGGTCATGATCCTGGCGCTAACTTCACGCACCCGTACCGCCTCGCAACTGTATGACCTGGCTTCCAACGTTCTGCAGCAGCACCTCTCGCAGATCCCCGGCGTGGGCGAGGTCGAGATCGGTGGCAGTTCACTGCCGGCCGTGCGGGTGGAGATGAACCCGCTGGCGCTATACAAATTCGGCATCGGCTTCGAGGATATCCGCGCAGCCCTTGCCTCGGCCAATGCCCATACGCCCAAAGGCTTTGTCGATCAGGGTGACCACCGGTTCGTCCTTGATACGAATGACCAGGTGCATAACGCCCAGGCCTATCGTGACCTGGTGGTAGCCTACCATGACAGCCGCCCCGTAAAGCTGGCGGACGTGGCCTCCGTGCGCGACAGCGTGGAAGACCTGCGCAACGCGGGCTACGTGGATGGCAAGCCCGCAGTGCTGGCCATCATCTTCGCGCAGGCGGGGGCCAACATCATCAATACCAACGATCAGATCAGCGCCAAGCTACCGTTCCTGCGCGAAGCCCTGCCAGCGGATGTGGACCTTGGCGCCTTCATGGACCGTTCCACTACCATCCGCGCGGCCCTGGCCGATACGCAGTTCACGCTGCTGCTTTCGGTCGGCCTGGTGGTACTGGTGGTGCTCCTGTTCCTGCGTTCGCCACGCATCACCATAATCCCCGCCATTGTTGTACCCGCCTCCATCATCACTACCTTTGGCGCGATGAAGTTCCTGGGCTATTCCATCGACAACCTTTCGCTCATGGCGCTCACCATTTCCACCGGCTTCGTGGTGGATGACGCGATCGTAGTGGTGGAGAACATCAGCCGTCACATGGAAGCCGGGATGGACCGCATGCAGGCCACCGTGCTGGGTACACGAGAGGTGGCGTTCACGGTCATGTCCATCACCGTGTCGCTGATCGCGGTGTTCCTGCCCATCCTGCTGCTCAGCGGGGTAGCGGGCCGCCTGTTCCATGAATTCGCCATGACGATGTCGATCACGATCGTCATTTCCATGGCGCTCTCGCTCTCGCTCACCCCCATGATGACCGCACGCCTGCTGCGCGTGCATGAAGTACCACCCTCACACGGGGTGTTCGGCCATATCGGCAACAGGCTGGAGCGCGGGCTGGATGCGGCCCAGAAGGGGTATGCCCACTCGCTGGAATGGGCCATCACCCACCGGCGGCTGACCATCCTGTCACTGCCGCTGACCATTGCCATCATGGTCGGGCTGTTCATCAAGATGCCCAAGAGCCTGTTCCCTGAATCGGATACCGGCATGCTGATGGGTCACCTTATGGGAGACCAGTCGATCTCGTTCCAGGCCATGCAAGGCAAGATCAGCACCGTGCAGAAAGCCATTATCGTGGATAAGGACGTGGCCCATGTCATGGGCTTCATGGGCGGGCGGGGCAGCGCCAACCAGGCCAACCTGTTTGTTACCCTCAAGGACAAGTCCTTGCGTGATGACACGCCCGCGCTGACCATCGCGCGCATCGGGCGGCGGCTGCGCAACATGGTGGGAGCGACGTTCTATGCCTCGGCACCGGGACAACTGCGCATAGGGGGGCGGCAGAGCAATGCAGCCTACCAGTATTCGCTGCAGTCCGACTCATCAAAAGACCTGTACCAGTGGACGCCACTGCTCGTTTCAGCGTTGCAGAAGCATCGTGAACTCTCCGATGTCTCGTCAGATGTATTGCAAGGTGGCTCGGCGCTGGATGTGAAGGTGGACCGTGATACGGCCAGCCGTCTCAACATCACCCCGCAGCTCATTTCCAATACCCTGTTCGATGCTTACGGCCAACGCTCGGCCTCGATCATCTACAATGCACTCAACCAGTACCATGTGGTGATGGAGGTCCAGCCCCGCTTCTGGGAAGATCCGACCACGCTCAAGCAGGTCTGGGTCAGTGTGGCGGGTGGCACGGCAGGCGGTGGCACGCAGTCCAACACCATCCGCGTCAAGACCGATACCGGCAGCACGGCATCACAGCTCAGCGCACAATCGTTTCGCAACCAGATCGCAAATAAGCTGGCGGGGGGCAACAGTGCCTCCACCGGGTCGGCGGTTTCCACCAGTTCGGAAAACATGGTGCCGCTTACGCTGGTTTCGGTACTCAAGCCGACCAAGACCGCGCTGAGCATCAACCATGATGGCCAGTCCGTCGCCACCACCATCTCGTTCAATCTGACCAATGGCGTGCCGCTCAGTACCGCCGTGCAGATCATCAACGAGGAGGCGGTCAAACTGCACATGCCCGCCAACATCCAGGGCAATTTTGCTGGCAATGCCGCGCAGTTCCAGAAATCGGTCAATAACGAACCGCTGCTCATCCTGGCCGCACTGGCGGCGGTGTACATGACGCTTGGCATCCTGTATGAAAGCTATGTCCACCCGCTGACCATCCTGTCCACCCTGCCCTCGGCCGGGGTGGGGGCGCTGCTGGCACTACAGTTCTTCGGGGAAGCCTTTTCGCTGATCGCCATGATCGGGGTGATCCTGCTGATCGGTATCGTCAAGAAAAACGCCATCATGCTGGTCGATTTCGCCATTACCGCCGAGCGCGATGAAGGCCATACGGCGCTTGAGGCCATCCGCATGGCCTGCCTGCTACGCTTCCGCCCGATCATGATGACCACGTTTGCCGCAGCTCTCGGCGCGCTGCCGCTCATATTCGGTCATGGCTACGGCTCCGAACTGCGACGCCCGCTGGGTATTGCCATTGTGGGCGGGCTGCTCGTCAGTCAGGCACTGACACTTTACACAACGCCGGTCGTCTACCTCTATCTCGACCATATGGGGGTAGCGTGCAGGACATATTTCAATCGGCTGTATGGGCGGCTGTCCCGACGCCATCGTCTTTCCCACCAGCAGGATTCCTGA
- a CDS encoding MFS transporter, whose translation MALIVASLMLMEQLDGTALTTALPAIAHDFHVGIPATSITLTVYMLGLAALIPASGYMAERFGSRLTLRWAIGLFLSGSLICARAHSLPVLAIARLVQGAGGAMMVPVGRLVILRSVAKAELLSIMAWVMLPATIGPMAGPVLGGVLTSWLSWRWIFYINIPLGLLAIVLTGRFIPQIRTTRPPPFDLKGNILSATALGGLIFGMELLGHGQTARLAGIGLGLLAPMAALAYIRHARGTAHPVLDLSLLRIPTFRVSVLAGGLTRIATAGTIFLLPSLLQVRFGASAAQSGLVTFLAPMGALAMRLVVSHAYRGLGFRRVMCAGSLALPGMCLLLALLRPGTIPDWLLLLLAFNGMGQTLLFTGYNTIAYADMPAARMSAATSLYATCQQTMLTLGICMAAAMLGMAQALLPPPWRLHDYSVAFIACGVVAVGALPLLLRLSPDAGASVSGHGGPKNANKSK comes from the coding sequence ATGGCGCTTATCGTGGCCAGCCTCATGCTGATGGAGCAGCTTGATGGCACGGCGCTGACCACAGCCCTGCCTGCCATCGCGCATGATTTCCATGTGGGCATCCCCGCCACCTCCATCACGCTTACGGTGTATATGCTGGGGCTGGCTGCGCTGATCCCGGCTTCGGGCTATATGGCCGAACGATTTGGCAGCAGGCTTACGCTACGCTGGGCCATCGGGCTGTTCCTGTCGGGATCGCTCATCTGCGCCCGTGCGCACAGCCTGCCGGTACTGGCAATCGCACGCCTGGTGCAGGGTGCTGGCGGGGCAATGATGGTGCCGGTTGGCCGACTGGTGATCCTGCGCAGCGTGGCCAAGGCGGAACTCCTGTCCATCATGGCATGGGTCATGCTGCCCGCCACCATCGGTCCCATGGCGGGACCGGTGCTGGGCGGCGTGCTGACATCGTGGCTGTCATGGCGGTGGATCTTCTACATCAACATCCCACTCGGACTACTGGCCATTGTGCTGACCGGCCGGTTCATCCCCCAGATCAGGACTACCCGCCCACCCCCGTTTGACCTGAAGGGCAACATCCTGTCCGCCACCGCGCTGGGAGGGCTGATATTCGGCATGGAACTGCTGGGTCATGGCCAGACCGCGCGCCTGGCGGGCATAGGGCTGGGGCTACTGGCCCCGATGGCGGCACTGGCCTATATCCGCCATGCGCGTGGTACGGCGCACCCGGTGCTCGACCTGTCACTGCTGCGCATTCCCACCTTCCGTGTTTCCGTGCTTGCGGGGGGACTGACACGCATCGCCACGGCGGGGACCATCTTCCTGCTGCCTTCCCTGCTACAGGTTCGCTTTGGCGCCAGCGCGGCACAGAGCGGGCTGGTCACCTTCCTTGCCCCCATGGGGGCGCTGGCCATGCGGCTTGTGGTCTCGCATGCTTACCGTGGACTGGGCTTTCGGCGCGTGATGTGCGCGGGCAGTCTGGCGCTGCCGGGCATGTGCCTGCTGCTGGCCCTGCTGCGCCCAGGCACCATACCCGACTGGCTCCTGCTGCTGCTTGCCTTCAATGGCATGGGCCAGACACTGCTGTTCACCGGCTACAATACCATTGCCTATGCCGACATGCCGGCCGCGCGCATGAGTGCGGCAACCAGCCTTTACGCCACCTGCCAGCAAACCATGCTGACACTGGGCATATGCATGGCGGCAGCCATGTTGGGTATGGCGCAGGCGCTGCTGCCCCCGCCATGGCGCCTGCACGACTACAGCGTGGCCTTCATCGCATGCGGGGTGGTGGCGGTGGGGGCACTGCCACTTCTGCTGCGCCTGTCACCGGATGCGGGGGCAAGCGTGAGCGGCCATGGTGGCCCGAAAAACGCAAACAAATCGAAATGA
- a CDS encoding ribonuclease HII has translation MPDYTLEYAHGGRVAGVDEVGRGPLAGPVVAAAVMFPGSVPGVLADRLDDSKKLRPAVRQQLYDLLHTTPGILIGVGAASVAEIARYNILRASWLAMQRAVGRLPNLPELVLVDGNAAPDFGCPAQCIVGGDAISLSISAASVVAKVIRDRLMTRLARRWPDYGWERNAGYGTAIHRSGLMARGASPHHRAAFGTVRRILQAAVPPSSPPKRGAAIMLNNS, from the coding sequence ATGCCCGATTACACGCTTGAGTACGCGCATGGGGGACGGGTTGCCGGTGTTGACGAAGTTGGTCGCGGCCCGCTGGCCGGGCCGGTCGTCGCGGCGGCGGTCATGTTTCCCGGCAGCGTGCCCGGCGTGCTGGCTGACAGGCTTGACGATTCAAAAAAGCTCAGGCCTGCGGTTCGGCAACAGTTGTACGACCTGCTGCACACTACCCCCGGCATTCTGATCGGCGTGGGGGCTGCCTCCGTGGCTGAAATTGCGCGGTACAACATCCTGCGTGCCTCATGGCTTGCCATGCAGCGCGCGGTGGGGCGCCTGCCCAACCTCCCCGAACTGGTCCTTGTCGATGGCAACGCCGCGCCCGATTTCGGGTGCCCGGCGCAATGCATCGTGGGGGGGGATGCCATCAGCCTGTCCATCTCGGCCGCGTCCGTTGTGGCCAAAGTCATCCGTGACCGGCTCATGACCCGCCTTGCGCGGCGCTGGCCCGATTACGGGTGGGAACGCAACGCGGGCTACGGTACCGCCATTCATCGTTCGGGCCTGATGGCACGCGGGGCAAGCCCCCACCACCGCGCAGCCTTCGGCACGGTGCGCCGGATCCTTCAGGCCGCCGTTCCTCCTTCTTCCCCCCCCAAGCGCGGAGCAGCCATCATGCTGAACAATTCATGA
- a CDS encoding efflux RND transporter permease subunit, with translation MNPSRLFIHRPVATTLLMLAILLAGLLGYHFLPVSALPEVEYPTITVQTFYPGASPDVMATSVTAPLETQLGEMSGLEQMTSRSSGGSSVITLRFGLTMTMDIAEQEVQAAINQANSLLPTDLPAPPVYAKVNPADTPVMTLGISSRTMPLTEVEDYVDTRLAEKISQISGVGLVTLSGGNRKALRVRVNIPKLTSFGIDLDTLRTTIGNVNVNSPTGTFDGPQRATTLRIDGQISGVDQLLNQVIAYQNNGPVRIRDVASVVIGPENTDLAAWANRTPALVMNVQRQPGANVIGVVDNIKYALPRLQQSLPPGITITPLTDRTTTIRASVEDVEFELGLALVLVVGVIFVFLRNVPATLIPSLSVPLSLVGTLAVMYLFGFSLDNLSLMSLTIATGFVVDDAIVMIENIARYIEMGDTRMEAALKGAGEIGFTIISLTVSLIAVLIPLLFMGDVVGRLFHEFAMTLAVTIILSAVVSLTLVPMMCARLLHERDTKHAEPAWSAAVERWTVATIKGYGRALDVVLRHRKLTLGVFGATLALTGVLAVVIPKGFFPVQDTGVIQGISVMAQSTSFSAMKRHQQELAERILHDADVASLSSFVGVDGQNVTLNQGRFLINLKPVGKRSATAQEVATRLRAETADIAGAELYLQPVQDLSLDTSVAATQYQFLLENPDYNQFITWVPKFIARLQQEKALTDVTSDLQAAGLVAHVNLDRTTGARYSITPQTIDNVLYDSFGQRQISTIFTQSNQYRVILEATPSFQQDMASLNQLYLPGISGNSGESTSGPTRSPTSGLVPLASVTTVAQDTAPLLITHVGQFPATTVSFNVRPGYALGDATDAIERAAKEIHLPSSFQTSFQGTAAAFRSSLSNEAWLVLAALIAVYIVLGILYESFIHPITILSTLPSAGIGALLALWVTGAGLDVMGIIGLVLLIGIVKKNAIMMIDFALEAERVEGMTPLHSIRHAALLRFRPILMTTLAAMLGAVPMMLGTGTGSELRRPLGIAIVGGLAVSQLLTLFTTPVIYLLMDGVSQKLARRFGRANQGGKDGLPGPQASA, from the coding sequence GTGAACCCGTCCCGCCTGTTCATACACCGTCCGGTCGCCACCACACTGCTGATGCTTGCCATCCTGCTGGCCGGGTTGCTTGGCTACCACTTCCTGCCGGTCTCGGCCCTGCCGGAAGTGGAATATCCCACCATCACGGTGCAGACCTTCTACCCCGGTGCAAGCCCCGACGTGATGGCCACCTCCGTCACCGCCCCGCTTGAGACACAACTGGGCGAAATGTCGGGGCTGGAGCAGATGACATCGCGTTCATCGGGCGGGTCCTCGGTCATCACACTGCGCTTTGGCCTGACCATGACCATGGACATTGCCGAGCAGGAAGTGCAGGCCGCGATCAACCAGGCCAATTCACTGCTGCCCACCGACCTGCCCGCGCCACCGGTCTATGCCAAGGTCAACCCCGCCGACACACCGGTCATGACGCTGGGCATCTCGTCCAGGACCATGCCGCTTACGGAAGTGGAGGATTATGTCGATACCCGGCTGGCCGAGAAGATCAGCCAGATTTCGGGCGTGGGGCTGGTCACTCTTTCGGGCGGGAACCGCAAGGCGCTGCGGGTGCGGGTCAACATCCCCAAGCTGACATCGTTCGGCATCGACCTTGATACGCTGCGCACGACCATTGGCAATGTGAACGTCAATTCCCCCACCGGCACGTTCGACGGACCGCAGCGCGCGACCACGCTGCGCATTGATGGCCAGATCTCGGGCGTGGACCAGTTGCTCAACCAGGTCATCGCCTATCAGAATAACGGCCCCGTACGCATCCGTGACGTGGCCAGCGTGGTGATCGGCCCCGAGAATACGGACCTGGCCGCCTGGGCCAACCGCACCCCTGCCCTGGTCATGAACGTGCAGCGCCAGCCGGGTGCGAACGTGATCGGGGTGGTGGACAACATCAAATACGCCCTGCCGCGCCTGCAGCAGTCACTGCCGCCGGGTATCACAATCACGCCCCTGACCGACCGGACCACGACCATCCGCGCCTCGGTCGAGGATGTGGAGTTCGAGCTGGGCCTGGCACTGGTACTGGTGGTGGGCGTGATCTTCGTGTTTCTGCGCAATGTGCCGGCAACGCTGATCCCCAGCCTGTCGGTACCGCTGTCGCTGGTGGGGACGCTGGCGGTGATGTACCTGTTTGGCTTCTCGCTCGACAACCTTTCGCTCATGTCGCTTACCATCGCCACCGGCTTCGTGGTGGACGATGCCATCGTGATGATCGAAAACATCGCCCGCTACATCGAAATGGGTGACACCCGTATGGAAGCCGCGCTGAAAGGCGCGGGCGAGATCGGGTTCACCATCATCTCGCTGACCGTATCACTGATCGCGGTGCTGATCCCGCTTCTGTTCATGGGCGATGTGGTGGGCCGCCTGTTCCATGAATTCGCCATGACGCTGGCGGTCACCATCATTCTCTCCGCCGTGGTCTCGCTTACGCTGGTGCCGATGATGTGCGCGCGCCTGCTGCACGAGCGCGATACGAAACATGCCGAGCCCGCATGGTCGGCTGCGGTCGAGCGCTGGACGGTCGCAACCATTAAGGGCTACGGTCGCGCGCTGGACGTGGTGCTGCGCCACCGTAAGCTGACGCTGGGCGTGTTTGGCGCCACACTGGCGCTGACCGGCGTGCTGGCGGTGGTCATTCCCAAGGGGTTCTTCCCCGTGCAGGATACGGGCGTGATCCAGGGTATTTCGGTCATGGCGCAGTCCACATCGTTTTCGGCCATGAAGCGCCACCAGCAGGAACTGGCGGAGCGTATCCTGCATGATGCGGACGTGGCTAGCCTGTCCTCCTTTGTTGGTGTGGACGGGCAGAACGTTACCCTCAACCAGGGGCGCTTCCTTATCAACCTCAAGCCTGTGGGCAAACGCAGCGCCACGGCACAGGAAGTGGCCACCCGCCTGCGCGCGGAAACGGCGGACATAGCCGGCGCTGAACTGTACCTGCAACCGGTGCAGGACCTCTCGCTCGATACCTCGGTCGCGGCCACCCAGTACCAGTTTTTGCTGGAAAACCCCGATTATAACCAGTTCATCACCTGGGTGCCGAAATTCATTGCCCGCCTGCAGCAGGAAAAAGCCCTGACGGACGTGACATCGGACCTGCAGGCGGCAGGGCTGGTGGCGCATGTGAACCTGGACCGCACCACGGGCGCACGCTATTCGATCACGCCGCAGACCATCGACAACGTGCTGTATGACAGTTTTGGCCAGCGCCAGATCTCGACCATCTTCACCCAGTCCAACCAGTACCGCGTGATCCTGGAGGCTACACCTTCCTTCCAGCAGGACATGGCCTCGCTCAACCAGCTTTACCTGCCCGGCATCAGTGGCAATTCGGGGGAGAGCACGTCGGGCCCAACCCGCTCGCCTACATCGGGGCTGGTGCCGCTGGCCTCCGTCACCACGGTAGCGCAGGATACGGCCCCGCTGCTGATCACGCATGTGGGTCAGTTCCCGGCCACCACGGTCTCGTTCAATGTCCGCCCCGGCTATGCGCTGGGTGATGCGACGGATGCGATCGAACGCGCGGCGAAGGAGATCCACCTGCCGTCCAGCTTCCAGACATCCTTTCAGGGCACGGCGGCGGCGTTCCGCAGTTCACTGTCGAACGAGGCATGGCTGGTGCTGGCCGCCCTGATTGCGGTCTATATCGTGCTGGGTATCCTGTACGAGAGCTTCATCCACCCCATCACCATTCTCTCCACCCTGCCCTCGGCCGGGATCGGGGCGCTGCTGGCGCTATGGGTAACGGGGGCTGGGCTGGATGTGATGGGCATCATCGGGCTGGTGCTGCTTATCGGTATCGTCAAGAAAAACGCCATCATGATGATCGACTTCGCGCTGGAGGCCGAGCGTGTCGAGGGCATGACCCCGCTGCATTCCATCCGCCATGCAGCCCTGCTGCGCTTCCGCCCCATCCTGATGACCACGCTGGCGGCCATGCTGGGTGCGGTACCAATGATGCTGGGCACCGGGACCGGTTCCGAACTACGCCGCCCGCTGGGTATCGCCATTGTGGGCGGCCTTGCCGTCAGCCAGTTGCTTACACTGTTCACCACACCGGTCATCTACCTGCTGATGGATGGCGTCAGCCAGAAACTGGCCCGCCGCTTTGGCAGGGCCAACCAGGGTGGCAAGGACGGGCTGCCCGGACCACAGGCTTCTGCATGA